From the genome of Geminocystis herdmanii PCC 6308, one region includes:
- the rpsR gene encoding 30S ribosomal protein S18, which produces MAYFRKRLSPIPPSQPIDYKDVELLHKFITERGKMLPRRITSLTARQQRDLTRAVKQARLVALLPFVNVEG; this is translated from the coding sequence ATGGCTTATTTTCGCAAAAGATTATCTCCTATTCCTCCAAGTCAACCTATTGACTACAAAGACGTTGAATTATTACACAAGTTCATCACTGAAAGAGGTAAAATGCTTCCTCGTCGTATCACTAGCTTAACGGCTCGTCAACAAAGAGATTTAACCAGAGCGGTAAAACAAGCTCGTTTGGTGGCTTTATTACCTTTTGTTAATGTAGAAGGTTAA